The following proteins are co-located in the Phocoena phocoena chromosome 1, mPhoPho1.1, whole genome shotgun sequence genome:
- the VWA1 gene encoding von Willebrand factor A domain-containing protein 1 has product MLPWTVLGLALSLRLARSGAERGPPASAPQGDLLFLLDSSASVSHYEFSRVREFLGRLAALLPLGPGALRASLVHVGSRPHTEFPFGQHSSGSAIQDAIHAAAQRMGDTNTGLALAYAKEQLFAKAAGARPGVPKVLVWVTDGGSSDPVGPPMQELKDLGVTVFVVSTGRGNLLELSAAASAPTEKHLHFVDVDDLHIITQALRGSILDAMWPHQLRASEVTSSGFRLAWPPLLTADSGYYLLELAPSAKPGTARRQQLPGNATGWAWAGLDPDTDYDVALVPESNVRLLRPQHLRVRTLPEETGPERIVISHARPRSLRVSWAPALGPAAALGYHVQVGPLRGGAAQLMEVPAGRNSTTLQGLAPGTAYLVTVTAAFRSGRERALSAKACTPDGERSRAPRPQSPGAGGREP; this is encoded by the exons ATGCTGCCCTGGACGGTGCTCGGCCTGGCCCTGAGCCTGCGGCTGGCGCGGAGCGGCGCGGAGCGTG gccCCCCGGCATCTGCCCCCCAGGGGGACCTGCTGTTTCTGTTGGACAGCTCGGCCAGCGTGTCTCATTATGAGTTTTCCCGAGTTCGGGAGTTTTTGGGGCGGCTGGCGGCCCTGCTGCCCCTGGGCCCTGGGGCCCTGCGTGCCAGCCTGGTGCACGTGGGCAGTCGGCCACACACCGAGTTCCCCTTCGGCCAGCACAGCTCAGGCTCGGCCATCCAGGACGCCATACACGCTGCAGCCCAGCGCATGGGTGACACCAACACTGGCCTGGCGCTGGCATATGCCAAGGAGCAGCTGTTTGCCAAGGCGGCGGGGGCCCGGCCGGGGGTGCCCAAGGTGCTGGTGTGGGTGACAGACGGCGGCTCCAGCGACCCCGTGGGGCCCCCCATGCAGGAGCTGAAGGACCTGGGCGTCACCGTCTTCGTCGTCAGCACTGGCCGCGGCAACCTCCTGGAGCTGTCGGCCGCCGCCTCGGCCCCCACTGAGAAGCATCTGCACTTCGTGGATGTGGATGACCTGCACATCATCACCCAGGCGCTGAGGGGCTCCATTCTCG ACGCGATGTGGCCGCATCAGCTCCGTGCCTCCGAGGTTACGTCCAGCGGCTTCCGTCTGGCCTGGCCGCCCCTACTGACCGCCGACTCGGGCTACTACCTGTTGGAGCTGGCGCCCAGCGCCAAGCCGGGAACGGCGCGCCGCCAGCAGCTGCCAGGGAACGCCACGGGCTGGGCCTGGGCCGGCCTGGACCCCGACACGGACTACGACGTGGCGCTGGTGCCGGAGTCCAACGTGCGGCTCCTGAGGCCACAGCACCTGCGGGTGCGCACTCTGCCGG AGGAGACCGGGCCGGAGCGCATCGTCATCTCGCACGCCAGGCCGCGCAGCCTGCGCGTGAGCTGGGCCCCGGCGCTGGGCCCGGCCGCCGCGCTCGGCTACCACGTGCAGGTCGGGCCCCTGCGGGGCGGCGCGGCGCAGCTCATGGAGGTGCCCGCGGGCCGGAACAGCACCACGCTGCAGGGCCTGGCGCCGGGCACCGCCTACCTGGTGACCGTGACGGCGGCCTTCCGCTCCGGCCGCGAGAGGGCGCTGTCGGCCAAGGCCTGCACGCCCGACGGCGAGCGCAGCCGCGCCCCGCGCCCCCAGTCGCCGGGCGCTGGGGGCCGGGAGCCGTGA